Below is a genomic region from Rana temporaria chromosome 3, aRanTem1.1, whole genome shotgun sequence.
tcacagtccttttcatcaaaagctttaaaagcgctaaacggaatcttccttgtgtctgctgtgctgtactcactgttcggagaaggtgcggctgcttgttggactgctgccagttttaactgtagctctgcgtcccttatttctttagcctcctgtagctctgcgtctcttatttgtttgtctcttatttgtttagcctcctccgctaacaggtccatcactttcagcaccacatccggcgttgggttcgggccgaaccacgctagcttctctctcattagcttgttggctggcgattcctcctcctgaatcactggtgtatccatctcttgtactgctggcgttgctgcaatcccgtcctcctggtctatctccattgattccgctatgatgacccgcttggttttgttgctagcaatccttccagtagttcttccagtgtctgcttggaatccgggtgtgaaggagagtagaagggaagatcccgctgctgccaaccaatttgtgacggtatcggtatgatatccccgtcaagcattccctcctctccatacaagaacatcacaggattccccacacatgagtcaagactggatgctggaaccaagacactttattgacacaaaaactcagcttatatgtggttacagcctgttaggaacgcccccctcacacagtggggtttcccatacagattataggagacaagtcggagccgaccatgcagacacatttctttagataaagacatcactggagttaattactacactgaagcaatcagaataattaacatactacttctctaatcatttagcctgatgatacaatacacatcttttaagggtaaacacagatcttctttacacaacacaatagatcaattaacctttagaatagtgaggggacattagcacgtcaataacctgtcagaggaatgaatcacacatgaaattcctttctacctctacctatggctagcagggagcagtacactgagacatataggcaaatgtatcacatcccttatttcctggctcaatacatgaattaacagtaatgtcccatctcatgtaatttctaattaattttctcagtcaccctatgcccaaaagggacacagggtgaccctagacccaagagttattagtgacgctggcacaggagtacccctcatctttcaaaggtctctgggtgtcacaggtcattccgttacagttgtTACTAGGCAGgtcgtcctaatctgcctcttccgcgGCGAGGTTGTGTTCTCCTCCTCAGAGTTGCCTCCTGGAAAATggaggcgcgctgccttctgggacacacaggatggtgttcccattcacaaatagcctcgcgactcgcacatgcgcagtatgaaacgggcagtgaagccgtaaggcttcactgcctgtttcccttagtgaagatGGCACTGGGACATGGTCCGAGGGACGGATCTGCCTCTGGCAGCCGACATCGcaggcaacctggacaggtaagtgtccttattaaaagtcagcagctacagtgtttgtatctgctggctttaaatttttttctttttgtaccgccagaactccgctttaggaacttttaagcctcgtacacacgataggttaaccagaggacaacggtctgatgagaccgttgtcttaggttaaccgatgaagctgactgatggtccatcatgcctacacaccataggttaaataaccgatcgtgtcagaacgcggtgacgtaaaacacaatgacgtgctaaaaaaaacgaagttcaatgcttccaagcatgcgtcgacttgattctgagcatgcgtgtatttttaaccgatggttgtgcctactaacgatcggttttgaccgatcggataccaatccataggttaattttaaagcaagttgtcttttttttaacctatggttaaataacctatggggcccccacacgatcggttttgaccgatgaaaacggtccttcagaccgttgtcctctggttaacctatcgtgtgtacgaggcctaagtcttccAATAGACTAAAAGTTCTTAAaactcttaggcccagattctcaaagggcttacgacggcgcaacgcaatgtgcgccatcgtaagtcctaatctgggccgtcgtatctatgcgactgattcttagaatcagttacgcatagataaccattagatccgacaggcgtaagactcttaggctgtcggatcttaaatgcaattttttttttcgccgctaggtgtcgcctccgtcgttttccctgtcgggtatgcaaattagcaaaatacgcgaattcccgaacgtacgacgcagtgaagttacgacgtttacgttagatttgcgacgcgtaaagttgcccctgctatatgaggggcaaccaatgttaagtatggccgtcgttcccgcgtcgaaatttttaaaattacgttgtttgcgtaagtcgtccgtgaatagggctggacgccatttacgttcacgtcgaaaccaatgacgtccttgcgacgtcatttagcgcaatgcacgtcgggaaattttagggacggcgcatgcgcattaggttcggcgcaggaatgcgcctaatttaaatgctatacgccccctacccgcctaatttgaattaggcaggcttgcgccgggggatttactctacgccgccgcaactttataggcaagtgctttgtgaatcaagcacttgcccgtaaaacttgccgcggcgtaacgtaaataagatacgctacgccgccgcagagatgcggcgatctacgagaatctgccccttaatgctTTTGGACATTTTGCTTTGGACATTTAAAGAGTGCATTATGTTAGCACTGATTTGTTTATtccgtatttttcgccgtataagacgcactttttcttcCCCAAAACTGGGGGCAAAAGTTTGTGCGTCTTATACGACGAATATACTTTTTTTGCCTGACCGATCCGATACGCGAAGTGCAAGGAAAGGTCGCGgttttggcctagctccggagcggtcggccatgtCGGTACACCCGGCGGTGGTGCGCGATGAGCAGAGGGCTCGTGGGATCTTCTATTCCTAGCAGAGCGATCTACCGTAGCTGCAATGCATCTGCAACAGTGAGTTGGAGgttaatgtgggggcaatgttactggctattattatgtgggggcaatgttactggctattattatgtgggggcaatgttactggctactattatgtgggggcaatgttccTGGCaattattatgtgggggcaatgttcctggctattattatgtgggggcaatgttactggctattactaatgtgggggcaatgttactggctattactaatgtgggggcaatgttactggctattactaatgtgggggcaatattactggctattattatgtgggggcaatgttcctggctattattatgtgggggcaatgttactggctactattatgtgggggcaatgttcctggctattattatgtgggggcaatgttcctggctattattatgtgggggcaatgttactggctattactaatgtgggggcaatgttactggctattactaatgtgggggcaatgttactggctattattatgtgggggcaatgttactggctattattatgtgggggcaatgttactggccattattatgtgggggcaatgttactggctattatgtgggggcaaggttactggctattactaatgtgggggcaatgttactggctattattatgtgggggcaatgttactggctagtagtaatgtgggggcaatgttactggctagtAGTAgcgtgggggcaatgttactggctagtAGTAacgtgggggcaatgttactggctattattatgtgggggcaatgtcactggctattattatgtgggggcaatgttactggctattattatgtgggggcaatgttactggctattactaatgtgggggcaatgttactggtgatgacgagtggggggggggggggcaaatattttactacagtatttggttcagaatcttttttttctcgATTTTCCTCCTTTAAAATTTGTCTTATATGCCGaagcgtcttatacggcgaaaaatacggtaattatttgtTTTCAGCGCTGTATTTTGTGCATTTGCTATTCACTTTCCAGGCTGTTTATATACATACAGCAGCTGTGTCACTTCCACATTTTGTAGGAGGTTTAATTGATCATATTATTTAATATGTAACGAATATATTGAGTAATGTTGAAAATtgttaaataaagaatttacaaaaaaaaaagaaaaaaataatcacaCTCAAAGTATTCCCAGCATGAGCACATATACCCTAAAAATACTGCAAACATAATTAACAGCCATACATGTGAAATTGAAGTTGACATTGAGtgtgatttatatatatacagttttcacTAAACTAGGCGATAATCTGCAATGTAGTCACATTCCGAGCTACATTCCGTGCTGTAGATGCGCAGTTTCTAGTGTGAATGGGTCTGggaactgccctgggggacatgtatcaatgcaaaacatttattttttttaagattatttttAAAAGAGCAGTAATTTTTatgatacttaaagtgaaacaataaaaatgaaatattcctttaaatatagtgactGGTGCTCCCCTTAGTcggcctgtaaagtggcacatttgtaccatgtatagaacctcctgcagaaaaactgacacatactgtataaagaacaaagggccagattcacagaagaagtacgccagcgtatctactgatacaccggcgtactttcgaatttgccgcgtcgtatctttagtttgaatcctcaaaccaagatacgacggcttctggctttgatccgacaggcgtacggcttcgtacgccttcggatcgtaggtgcaatacttcggcgcccgctgggtggagttcgcgtcgttttccgcgtcgggtatgctaattagctttttccgtcgatccgcgaaggtacgcgcggccgtcgcattctcttactttgttgctagtcggcttttcccggcgtatagttaaagctgctattatgtggcgtatagatagacttgccatgttaaagtatggccgtcgttcccgcgtcgaattttaaattttaaattttttttttttgtgtaagtcgtccgtgaataggaaaggacgcacgtcgaagttcaaaaaatgacgtcggtgcgacgtcatttcgcgcaaagcacggcgggaaattccaaaacggagcatgcgcagttcaatcggcgcggggacgcgcttcatttaaatgaatcacgccccctacccacccaatttgaaatacgcgccgagaaatacactacgtcgccgtaacttacggcgcaaaatcttcctggattcgaaaatgcgccaggtaagatacggcggcgtagcgtatctctgatacgctgcgccagggcaattctatgtgaatctggcccaaaaattacatttaaatacattttccctttaagcttttttattttgtaaacaacggCTAGGGGATCCAatttgtatgatgaggccacaatgtagtgcagtgggaacaagattagagattttttggataaattctgatGTCTCTTTGGCAGACTTTTGATGgaaataactagggttgtcccgataccacttttttgagaccgagtacaagtaccaatactttttttcaagtactcgccgataccgaataacgatactttttttttatgtcgtgtgacagtggcaatattttttttacagtaattttttttttttttaagaggggggtagtgtcagtgtgttttttttttttattatttacattttatttttttattgcaatttttttcccttttttttatttagccctgttggggggggctttggtgagatatcaggggtcttaacagacctctgacatctctcctttaagacagagaaagggactagggacacagattccccagtccctttctcttcagcctcagctgaaatgaatggagagaagctcctctccattcataaattgaagcatcgtaaacacaggttacgatgtttcagttatgtgaatggacagagtcagtgatcactgactctgtccattcggaaaaggtaggagccgggcttagcggctcctacctccgctctccatcctgacaaattgagtgggagagcggcacggaggggggagaagactgcacggggAGAGCAGcaagggggagaagactgcatggggagagcggcacgggtgagaagactgcacggggggagagcggcacgtaGGGGGAGAAGATGGAATGGGGGGAAGactgcacggggggagagcggcacgggggagaagactgcacggggaagagcggcacggagggggagaagatggcattgggggagaagactgcacgggggagagcggcacggagggggagaagatggcactgggggaagactgcatggggggagagcggcacagagggggagaagacggcacggggggagagcggcacggagggggggaaaaCAGCAGGGGGGACAAGACATCatgggggacaagacagcacggggggacaagtcagcatgggggggggagtggcacgGAGGGGCAGAAGACAGCatgggggacaagacagcatggggggacaagacagcacgggtggacaagacagcacgggggacaagacagcacggggagagcggcacggagggggagaagacagcatcggggggaagacagcatgggggacaagacagcatgggggacaagacagcacgggggacaagacagcacgggggacaagacagcacggggggagagcggcacagagggggagaatatggcacgggggagaagacaacacgggggaagacagcatgggggacaagacagcacgtggggacaagacagcacggggggagagcggcacggagggggagaatatGGCACGGGGAGAAGACAACACGGGGGAGAAGTCAACAcagagaagacttgtaactccccccactacCCGATACCTGACTGCTCAGGTATTtgggatggagttccccttaatatccataccagacctgaagggcatggtaattgaatttggggggaacccccacacatttttttttatcaatgactttcaattgacttttctctgtattgacgggagccgacaattcattatagccgcgagtgttttaaattacttttttccttcagaaattacactttgtgcagggacagttctaagcacgggaaacaagcgctactttacaggcatactatacacaccccctaagtacaaaatttaaaggaatatttctcttttattgtttctcattaataaaatcactgctcccgaaaaaaacgtccgttttaaaactttttttgcattgatacatgtcccctggggcaggacctgggtccccaaacactttttatgacaataacttgcatataagcctttacaatgagcactttagatttctcccatagaattttacagggtgttctgtggcttttcgaatttgctgtgaacaccccaaattgttcgctgttcggcgaacaggcaatgttcgagtccaacatgagttcgactcgaactcaaagctcatccctacttgctaGTATCAAACATaaccctgctctatctatctccactccaacaacacactgcaaaagaaaagaaggaaccttttatagtgtggggtgggactatGAGCACTGATAGGGCAATGTCATCACGActttgtccaatcatggctctgacagtgctctgtgccctgactgGGCAAAGCCTTGTACCTGAACAGCGGTCAGGTGCATTGCTTCATCCAATACAATGTATTGTGCAGCACGCAGTACATTATGGGGTGTTCGGCGGTCGAACATCCTGCCAAGCACACTGCAAATTCGGGTGTTCACCAATCGGACAAACAGGCGATGTTCCACCCGAACTTTTGCTCGGCTCGAACTGTTCGCCCAACTCCAGTGTTCAATGTTTTAAGGATTTTATGTCATTTAATATTTTGTAGTATTGAACACAGTTTAGAAAAATTGGCTCTTTTgacattttatgtttttgtacTACCATTGTGCCTGCTTTTCCTATGATTTATGCTGAAATAAATTACTCTATGATCAATGGTTCCCAAGTTGTCCCATATCTCCACATCTGAGACCAGATCTGTGTTATCTGTAATATCTGTCACACTATGGAGTCTTCTCTCTCATTGTCCCCTGGTATGTTTTCTAAATGGTGGGAGCACCATGTGAATGAAATGTGGTGATCTGCAGTGCTGTGAAAGCCTCCAATGAAGCCATAGAAGGATTTCGACAATCATGCGGTTTTTGCTGGGATCTTAACAGATACCAACATCTTCATCTGGTgagtgtagaatatatatatttggtgGAGGTGAGCACAGATCAGTGGTGGATTGAAGATACAGAAATACATGTTTTTCAATCCCTTTGGACTTTTTCATTTGtgacttaatttttttctttatttttttcgtttgctaTTTATGGATGTTTAGAAATAATGGACacagacacatttttttatatatatatatatatatatatatatatatatatatattacagtaaatACAGCTATGTGAAGAGATTAtgtattttttctatattgtattTGCACATACATAGCTTTGTTCACAGGTGATAATTGAAGCTAGTGCTGTTATTTGTACTCTCAGAGCACTTTATGCTCCACATTTCTTCTCTACGGTCGTCTTTCACTCATTCTGTCTCTtctacagttgggagctatgatttaTCTTTAACGCTGCAAAAAAACTCCTTCTTTTGGAATATTGATTTTTGTGTCTTTTATCTCTGACCCAGCCCAGCCTCACCCTGTGTAAGAGAATGTGTGACCCACCCAACTGCATTCTTCCCCGGTGTCAGAGAATTTAAATATCATTTCTCTCTTCTGCTGTCATGCGAAGGCGTTTGCTGATCTGAGAGCTGAGCTGGAAAGTTCCGTCTGTCTGAAAATGTATACAGATCCTGTAAACCTGAGATGAGGAAAAAACTTCTGCAGGGTCTGTATTGATCGCGTGCTGGATACACAgggggggtctggaggatattcctgTTCTGAATGCAAAGAGAAGTTTCGGGATCGGCTTGTACTGCAGAGGAACATAACACTACGTAACCTAGTGGAGAATTTCCTATCTGCTCAGCCAGATCAGGAGGAGTCCGGGGTCTTCTGTACTCACTGTGTGGACTCTCCCATACCTGCTGTTGGATCCACAAAAAGAGAGTCCACAGAAAGTCCCCAGAACACATCTTAACTGACCTCACCTTGTCCATGGAGAGCCAGAAATGCTCCATCCATAAGAAgatcctggagtattactgcactgaggatgATACCTGTGTCTGTTTGTCTTGCATGATTGGAGGACATAAAGGACATGAGATGGAGTCACTGGATGAGGCTtctgagaagaagaaggagacacTGAGGATCGTTCTGCAGAAACTTCTGACAAAGAGAGAGGAAACGGAggaaagagtccagagtctgcTGGAAAACAGGAGGAAAGTAGAAGAAAAAGCGGCTGGTGACACTGCCTTGTTTAAAGATCTCAGGAGACGTCTGGAAGACCTGGAGAAGAGAGTCCTAAGGGAGACCTCCAAGTGGGCAGAGCAGGTCTCCGTCTCCATCCGGgatctggaaataaagaaggaggagctgtccaggaagatgcatcacattgaggagctgtgtaacatgacggatccactgactgtcttacaggaatcagacacaggtgacttgtgtgatactgaggatgaagataatgaggacagagagaggcaagagaagctcctccatgatggagggagTCTGGATGTGGTTGAGATATCACACACATTACATGCAGGTTTATCTTATATAATAACAGAGGGAAATGTAGACTtctatatacaggaagctgcagacatattactggatgtaAACACAGCCCATAATAATCTCCATATATCAGATGACAGGAAAACTGTATCCTGGTCAGATATAGACCAGAATCGTACAGAAACTCCAGAGAGATTTCAGTTTTGTCCTCAGGTGTTGAGCAGTCAGAGTTTCTCctcagggagacattactgggaagtggatgtcgGGGGATCAGATGTATGGATAGTAGGAatgtgttaccccagtatagaCAGAAGAGGATGGCAGTCAGGGATTGGATGGAATAACAAGTCCTGGGGTTTGTACAGGTATATAAATCAGTATGAGGTGAGACATGATAATAAACAGATCCCCTTACCCACCAATCtctccagtaacagagtcaggatatatctggattatgaggccgggcggatctccttttatgatctgtgtgacccgatccgacacctctacaccttcaccaccaccttcactgagcccctccatgctgggAATTGGGTAGTGAGAGGTTGTATAAAGATCTTTGGGGGGAATCGGGAGATATAAACTGGTGACATCATAGGTTTGGGATTGGTGGAATATTCAGCCAATAGGAAAAGGAAGTGGTGGGGCTTAAGTCACTACTCGTGTTTTTTTAAGTCACTACTCATGTTTTTCTACTATAAATAAATGTAGGTGAGAATTCTCCCTCTGTCACTCATTGATCACTGGGTAGAAGATCTGACATAACAGTGATTAACATGGTCCTATTGGTCAGTAAAGATGggcctatctatatatctattttcttttctttttcttttttttcaaattagatTTATATTGAAATTTCAAAAGATAATACATGAACAATAATCACATATATAAGAACATTTAAGTGGTGATTTATCCAATATAAGAATGTGAATCAGTAACTATACTTCAGCCATAGTAATGATAATACAAGTTAGGTGAATATATGCGGAATGTAATGCCAGCATCAGATAAATCTACCAACATTTTAAGTGAGGTACAgcgccttgaaaaggtattcatacctcttgaaattttccacattttgtcacattgcaaccaaaaatgtaaatgtattttattgggattttatgtaatagttcaacacaaagtggcacgtaattgtgaagtggaagggaaatgataaatgaatttgtgcgaacaccgttaaagtctatgggacacgcacgtgaaaaatcaaaagtgttaattttacaggcttgtatgcaagttattgccataaaaagtgtttggggacccgggtcctgccccaggggacatgtatcaatgcaaaaaaagttttaaaaacaaaacattttttaggagcagtgatttcaataatgcttaaagtgaaacaataaaaatgaaatatttctttaaatattgtgcctgggggggtCCCCTTTCTAAAGGAAAAATGGACTcgcggcaatatagataaaaataacaTTAAACAAAAGGCTTGCGCCCCCcagtctataccaggccctttgagtctggtatgcatattaaggggatctccacaccaaaatgtaaaaaagaaaatggcttgaggctccccaaaatccataccaggcccttcaggtctggtatggattttaagggggaaccctgtgccaattttttttttaaatggcgtgggggtccccccaaaatccataccagactgttatccgagcatgcaacctggcaggtcaggaTAGGGGGACGAACGAGTGCCCCCCCTGAACTATGCCAGGCCACttgccatcaacatggggagggtgctttggggtgccccccaaagcaccttgtccccatgttgatggggacaagcgcCTCATCCACACAAGTATTGAccagtggttgtgggagtctgcgggcagggagcttatcgaaatctggaagccccttttaccaaagggggcccccagatcccgcccctccTGTGTGAATgggaaggggtacattgtacccctacccattcatcaaaaaaagtgtcaaaaaagtaaaaacgaacATTCTGTCCTgcaatgtccatccatcttcaatcagggacccgtaaaataaaaaaaatgtataaaaagtccCTGCCTCGATCAGAGGCATCCTGCCAAAtgctgtctcttggctgtgacagctgttataaaaAAGGGCAGGGCCACTCGATGACATAaccaggtgaccccgccccttatgacatcatgtgacttgcctatataacagctgtcacagccaagagacagcagtcgGTGGGACGCCTCCCATCGAGGTGAAGCTTCCCAACTGACAGGAGAATGactgttggggaaaaaaatagttgGTTGTCAATATaaaactaaaggcatttttttattttgggggggtcattgcttctgtcagtttttttttttttttgccatctgtgttccattggggagatttcccttcacttcctgtcccatagccaaaacaggaaggaataggaaatccctgcaaattaagggaatcccttggggcccccccaagtcaccagaactagtgtctccagaggaagatttcccctctattacttttatggggacaacccaaaatgtgggaattagtttcactttcactttcaattataATGGaatacaggacaaatagagagggtaaatttccctaacggggacacagagcaaaaaaacctgacaggggttctaatccctctccactccgtccaaaacaaaactaaaaaagttttgcttttagttacaCTTTAGGGA
It encodes:
- the LOC120930659 gene encoding E3 ubiquitin-protein ligase TRIM39-like, whose amino-acid sequence is MESQKCSIHKKILEYYCTEDDTCVCLSCMIGGHKGHEMESLDEASEKKKETLRIVLQKLLTKREETEERRLVTLPCLKISGDVWKTWGDLCDTEDEDNEDRERQEKLLHDGGSLDVVEISHTLHAGLSYIITEGNVDFYIQEAADILLDVNTAHNNLHISDDRKTVSWSDIDQNRTETPERFQFCPQVLSSQSFSSGRHYWEVDVGGSDVWIVGMCYPSIDRRGWQSGIGWNNKSWGLYRYINQYEVRHDNKQIPLPTNLSSNRVRIYLDYEAGRISFYDLCDPIRHLYTFTTTFTEPLHAGNWVVRGCIKIFGGNREI